From one Thalassoroseus pseudoceratinae genomic stretch:
- a CDS encoding UbiX family flavin prenyltransferase, whose protein sequence is MTDLVVAITGASGSIYAVRLMEVLLASGCNVHLTISPAAVQVFEHELGLSIDLNNFDPSQIMPPSIDMKHDSKLASLRGPSDEHYALSSVFSDSEITRGQLSYYHHVDFSAGIASGSFLTQGMVICPCSMGTLGNLANGISSNLIHRAADVHLKERRKLIIVPRETPLSSVQLTNMKTLVDAGAVMLPAMPGFYHNPLSIPDLVDFIVGRICDQLGIEHRLIQRWGQGRKS, encoded by the coding sequence ATGACCGATTTGGTGGTCGCCATCACCGGAGCCAGTGGCTCCATCTATGCAGTTCGCCTGATGGAGGTGTTACTTGCAAGCGGATGCAACGTTCATCTGACGATCAGCCCCGCTGCGGTTCAAGTTTTCGAGCATGAATTAGGGCTCTCGATTGATCTCAACAATTTTGATCCGTCGCAAATCATGCCGCCCAGCATCGACATGAAACATGACAGCAAGCTGGCGTCATTGCGAGGGCCATCGGATGAGCACTACGCCCTGAGTTCGGTCTTCAGCGATTCTGAGATTACCCGGGGCCAACTCAGTTATTATCACCACGTCGATTTCTCCGCCGGTATTGCAAGCGGTTCATTTTTGACGCAAGGCATGGTGATTTGCCCATGTTCGATGGGCACGCTGGGGAACTTGGCGAACGGGATTTCCTCGAATTTGATCCACCGGGCAGCGGACGTGCACCTCAAGGAGCGTCGCAAACTGATTATTGTTCCCCGCGAAACTCCACTGAGTAGCGTGCAATTGACGAACATGAAAACCCTGGTCGATGCGGGGGCCGTCATGTTGCCAGCGATGCCGGGGTTCTATCACAACCCGTTGTCCATTCCGGACTTGGTGGATTTCATCGTCGGCCGCATTTGTGACCAACTCGGCATCGAGCACCGGCTCATCCAACGTTGGGGCCAAGGTCGCAAGTCGTAA
- a CDS encoding response regulator, translated as MAATGKRILLIEDDREISTTIQSVLDAAGYTVVAAPNGVEGQKLVSSEEPQLVITDMMMPRMGGFPVLEFLSTLENPPRVIMITANEGARHKAYAETATPGKVAVDEYLRKPFPMDVLLEAVERLIGPPDGAASKGDSDKGDEEKAKPKASERMRRGRRSS; from the coding sequence ATGGCGGCGACCGGCAAACGTATCTTGCTCATCGAAGACGACCGAGAAATTTCGACGACCATCCAAAGCGTCTTGGACGCCGCCGGTTACACGGTGGTGGCAGCACCGAACGGGGTTGAAGGTCAAAAATTGGTCTCCTCCGAGGAACCCCAGTTGGTCATCACCGATATGATGATGCCCCGCATGGGCGGATTTCCCGTCTTGGAGTTTCTCTCCACACTGGAAAACCCGCCCCGTGTCATCATGATCACCGCGAACGAAGGTGCACGGCACAAAGCCTACGCGGAAACCGCCACGCCGGGAAAAGTCGCCGTCGACGAGTACCTGCGGAAACCATTTCCAATGGATGTGCTCCTTGAAGCCGTCGAACGACTCATCGGCCCACCCGACGGCGCGGCAAGCAAAGGCGATTCCGATAAAGGCGATGAAGAGAAGGCAAAACCCAAAGCCTCCGAACGCATGCGTCGCGGTCGCCGGAGTTCCTAA
- a CDS encoding transcriptional regulator, giving the protein MSTSNSRLPDSVGDELPRELIDFAKVIARLPAHHQPEVEEAYNRVVDSVRRRRRILTLVQEALAQLRLDIKYLMFDLEMTRRERDELKHRLEE; this is encoded by the coding sequence ATGTCGACATCAAATTCTCGCCTCCCCGATAGCGTTGGCGACGAACTACCCCGCGAACTGATCGACTTCGCCAAAGTCATCGCTCGTCTGCCCGCCCACCATCAACCGGAAGTGGAAGAAGCCTACAATCGGGTTGTGGATTCGGTTCGGCGACGTCGGCGGATTCTCACGTTAGTGCAAGAAGCATTGGCTCAACTTCGGCTGGACATCAAGTATCTGATGTTCGATCTCGAAATGACCCGCCGCGAACGGGACGAGCTGAAACACCGTCTCGAAGAATAG
- a CDS encoding bile acid:sodium symporter family protein, with protein sequence MFQRFLLGWLILLSLLAYSWPSWNPELDPFAISKPYLGWIITVTMFLIGGLLPRDEIRQVLKSWPTVLGGTLVQYATMPLAAYTVARLAGLEGEWLLGLVLVGSVPGAMASNVLTLAARGNVSYSVSLTTTATLLSPIFVPLILFLTLRQSLANPAAIAQKAFLDLLLQVAIPVLSGYFLARSSRRAESVLQRIGPTVANLTILWVIAVVVNANHERLANLQLDLLAMLLVINGIGYLAGWFGGGAMRISHAKRRALTLEVGMQNAGLGATLASQLFPDQPTVALPAALYTFGCMLTGTMLAQWWAMRVGSEEAESPAAEGQLAGTSETAT encoded by the coding sequence ATGTTTCAACGCTTCTTGCTCGGCTGGTTGATCCTGCTTTCTCTGTTGGCTTACTCCTGGCCGAGTTGGAATCCCGAACTCGACCCGTTCGCCATTTCCAAACCGTATTTGGGTTGGATCATCACCGTGACGATGTTCCTCATCGGTGGATTGCTGCCCCGCGATGAGATTCGGCAAGTTCTCAAGAGTTGGCCGACGGTCCTCGGGGGAACACTCGTGCAATATGCGACGATGCCACTAGCGGCGTACACCGTCGCGCGACTGGCCGGTTTGGAAGGCGAATGGCTGTTGGGTTTGGTCTTGGTGGGTTCGGTTCCCGGAGCGATGGCATCCAATGTGTTGACGCTCGCGGCTCGCGGCAACGTGAGTTACTCCGTCAGCCTGACCACCACCGCCACGTTGCTGTCACCGATTTTCGTGCCGCTCATTCTGTTTCTGACATTACGACAATCATTGGCCAATCCGGCGGCGATCGCTCAGAAAGCGTTTTTGGATCTGTTGCTGCAAGTCGCGATTCCCGTGCTGTCGGGGTATTTCTTGGCGAGATCGAGTCGCCGGGCGGAATCGGTGTTGCAACGCATCGGACCGACAGTCGCCAACCTGACCATCCTGTGGGTGATCGCCGTCGTTGTGAACGCCAATCACGAACGGCTGGCGAATTTGCAACTCGATCTATTGGCAATGCTGCTCGTCATTAACGGCATTGGCTATCTGGCGGGTTGGTTCGGTGGCGGAGCCATGCGAATTTCCCACGCCAAACGACGTGCACTGACGCTGGAAGTCGGGATGCAAAACGCGGGACTCGGTGCGACTTTGGCATCGCAGTTGTTCCCCGATCAACCGACGGTCGCGTTGCCGGCGGCGTTGTACACCTTCGGTTGCATGCTAACGGGAACCATGTTGGCTCAGTGGTGGGCGATGCGGGTGGGAAGCGAGGAAGCCGAGTCACCGGCGGCGGAGGGTCAATTGGCGGGAACTTCGGAAACAGCCACCTAA
- the ubiE gene encoding bifunctional demethylmenaquinone methyltransferase/2-methoxy-6-polyprenyl-1,4-benzoquinol methylase UbiE — translation MEVSVVLFVRRSWLASEKMLGSAASDSVPPVPDSRLVTWLLWVVGEPKCVYSLNGLPLILRETHVMTVDKSETRIRRMFGEISGRYDLLNRVLSGGIDTAWRRKTVRTVPPTGTAPILDTCTGTGDLALAYWKAAGGKVPVVGTDFTHEMLEIAREKSARKSAEDVTYIEADSQNLPFQNDIFQIVSVAFGLRNITDTMKGLHEMVRVCRPGGRVVVLEFSQPRRSLIRGPYLWYSKNVLPRIGQLFAPNRQNAYNYLPDSVAEFPHGEELAGMMESAGLTDVRFQPLTFGIATLYYGMKPESTPTKE, via the coding sequence ATGGAAGTGTCCGTTGTCTTGTTTGTCCGTCGTTCGTGGTTGGCTAGTGAGAAAATGCTTGGATCAGCGGCATCGGACTCGGTCCCGCCGGTTCCGGATTCCCGCCTCGTGACCTGGTTGCTATGGGTGGTCGGTGAGCCGAAATGTGTCTACAGTCTTAACGGTTTGCCGCTAATACTTCGAGAGACTCACGTCATGACGGTTGATAAATCCGAAACTCGCATTCGTCGGATGTTCGGCGAGATTTCCGGACGGTACGATTTGTTGAATCGCGTGCTGTCCGGTGGGATCGACACCGCATGGCGACGCAAAACCGTACGAACCGTGCCACCGACCGGGACGGCTCCCATTTTGGATACCTGTACCGGCACCGGTGATTTGGCGTTGGCGTATTGGAAAGCAGCGGGAGGAAAAGTTCCGGTCGTCGGAACGGATTTCACGCATGAAATGTTGGAAATCGCCCGCGAAAAATCGGCTCGCAAATCCGCCGAAGACGTGACCTACATCGAAGCCGATTCCCAGAACCTACCATTTCAGAACGACATCTTTCAGATCGTTTCTGTCGCGTTCGGACTGCGAAACATCACGGATACGATGAAAGGGCTTCACGAAATGGTCCGCGTGTGTCGACCCGGGGGGCGGGTGGTCGTGCTGGAGTTCTCGCAACCTCGTCGCTCGCTGATTCGCGGTCCGTATCTGTGGTATTCCAAGAATGTTCTGCCTCGGATCGGGCAATTGTTCGCCCCGAATCGTCAGAACGCCTACAACTACCTGCCCGACTCGGTAGCCGAGTTCCCGCATGGCGAAGAATTGGCCGGAATGATGGAGTCCGCTGGATTGACGGATGTCCGCTTTCAACCATTGACGTTTGGAATTGCCACCCTGTATTACGGGATGAAACCCGAGTCGACACCAACCAAGGAGTAG
- a CDS encoding sulfite exporter TauE/SafE family protein, with protein sequence MIVTREMEFLNWTNLAACALASGIIGVLAGMFGFGGGFLLVPVLNILLGVPIEYAAGASACQVLGPATTSLLARKIQWSSFRLPLILSGGLLVGVNLGARLLAFAREAGDVVVNGRSLSIAELVVLPTYWAVLLLLGIFSLYEAHRSRSNRPVGRGWLMHWRIPPNAPLEEFDGRPTSIPVLAWFGFGVGLLSGLLGNSGGLVLLPGLVYLLGMPTQQAVVSSLVIVWINSILATASHAWLGHVHLGLVAVLLFGGTIGARVGSRFGTRLSGPELRARFGWVVLVTAGLISLRLVSMLLVRM encoded by the coding sequence TTGATTGTCACACGCGAAATGGAATTCCTGAATTGGACCAATCTCGCAGCGTGTGCGTTGGCGAGCGGTATTATCGGCGTGTTGGCGGGGATGTTTGGGTTCGGGGGCGGTTTCCTCTTGGTCCCGGTGCTGAACATTTTGCTGGGCGTGCCGATCGAATACGCCGCCGGAGCCAGTGCGTGTCAGGTGTTGGGCCCGGCGACGACGTCTCTACTGGCGCGAAAAATCCAATGGTCTTCGTTTCGACTGCCGCTGATTCTCTCGGGAGGGTTGTTGGTCGGCGTCAACTTAGGGGCCCGTTTGTTAGCGTTCGCGCGTGAGGCGGGTGACGTGGTTGTTAACGGACGTTCGTTGTCGATCGCGGAACTCGTCGTGCTGCCGACGTATTGGGCGGTGTTACTGCTGCTCGGAATTTTCTCGCTGTATGAAGCTCATCGCAGTCGCTCGAATCGTCCGGTCGGTCGAGGATGGTTGATGCATTGGCGAATTCCTCCGAACGCTCCTCTGGAAGAATTCGACGGCCGTCCGACTTCGATTCCCGTTTTGGCATGGTTCGGATTCGGCGTGGGATTGCTATCCGGATTACTCGGCAACAGCGGGGGATTGGTGTTGCTGCCAGGATTGGTCTACCTCCTAGGCATGCCGACGCAACAAGCGGTGGTTAGTTCGTTGGTGATTGTCTGGATCAATTCGATCTTGGCGACGGCGAGCCATGCGTGGTTGGGACACGTACATTTGGGTTTAGTTGCGGTGCTGCTATTCGGGGGCACCATCGGTGCTCGGGTGGGCTCGCGATTTGGAACCCGACTCAGCGGACCGGAACTCCGTGCACGTTTCGGTTGGGTGGTTTTGGTGACGGCCGGTCTGATTTCCCTGCGTCTCGTTTCGATGTTGCTGGTACGGATGTAA